A portion of the Myripristis murdjan chromosome 13, fMyrMur1.1, whole genome shotgun sequence genome contains these proteins:
- the nars2 gene encoding LOW QUALITY PROTEIN: asparaginyl-tRNA synthetase (The sequence of the model RefSeq protein was modified relative to this genomic sequence to represent the inferred CDS: inserted 3 bases in 3 codons; deleted 4 bases in 3 codons; substituted 2 bases at 2 genomic stop codons) has product MCHKQPEGETPGSLCAGSPGPRPPQADRPGLVRSVRSQKENLFLSVNDGSSLQPLQIVCSSTPXIPLLTFGSAIEATGCLKKSPNPKQPVELQAERIHVVGKCNPVDFPFKIKERHGLEYIRXFPHLRCRTNVFSSLLRIRSEATAAIQSYFKENGFVQIHTPVITSNDCEGAGELFQVEATICPNQRGGSQLFSVPAFLTVSGQLHLEVMSGAFSRVYTFGPTFRAENSQSRRHLAEFYMVEAEGLLHTSLEDLTKVMEDMFRSATEHVLARCAEGCGFFTKHVTPGHRENVESMLKRKFIVDXLQEAIDILNSSSEKFVFSPQWGCDLQTEHEKYLVKHCGNIPVFVTDYPYDLKPFYARDXQDHPRHTLQWDRLVPGVGELCGGSLREERAGSAEGQASALQSKVCRVGLAIEDTYSWYLDLRRFGSVPHGGFGMGFERYLQCILGVDTXKDVIPFPRFSHSCIL; this is encoded by the exons gGCTGGTCCGCTCTGTGAGGTCTCAGAAGGAAAATCTCTTCCTCAGTGTGAATGATGGCAGCTCCCTGCAGCCCCTGCAGATTGTCTGCAGTTCAACACCATGAATTCC gttGCTCACATTTGGAAGTGCTATTGAAGCTACGGGTTGCCTTAAGAAAAGTCCAAACCCGAAACAGCCAGTTGAACTTCAAGCAGAGCGAATCCATGTGGTTGGGAAATGTAACCCTGTT GATTTCCCCTTCAAAATCAAAGAGAGACATGGCCTTGAGTATATTC CATTTCCTCATCTGAGATGTAGAACAAATGTGTTTAGTTCCCTGTTGAGGATACGGAGCGAGGCTACGGCAGCAATCCAGTCATATTTCAAG gagaaTGGCTTTGTGCAGATTCACACCCCAGTGATCACATCGAATGACTGTGAAGGGGCAGGGGAGCTCTTTCAGGTTGAGGCAA CCATCTGTCCGAACCAACGAGGAGGATCACAACTTTTTTCTGTCCCAGCTTTCCTAACTGTGTCTGGCCAG CTGCATTTGGAGGTGATGTCAGG GGCTTTTTCTAGAGTCTACACATTTGGGCCAACTTTCCGTGCAGAGAACTCCCAAAGCAGGCGCCACCTGGCTGAGTTTTACATGGTGGAGGCTGAGGGTCTCCTTCACACATCCTTAGAGGATCTCACCAAG GTCATGGAGGACATGTTCAGGTCTGCCACAGAGCATGTGTTGGCTCGCTGTGCTGAGGGATGTGGATTT TTCACAAAGCATGTGACTCCTGGACACAGG GAAAATGTGGAATCTATGTTGAAGAGGAAATTCATCGT GGATTAGCTACAGGAGGCAATAGACATCCTCAACTCCAGCTCTGAGAAATTTGTCT TCTCTCCACAGTGGGGTTGCGACCTGCAAACAGAGCATGAGAAGTACCTGGTGAAACATTGTGGCAACATTCCAGTCTTT GTCACTGATTATCCCTACGACCTGAAGCCTTTTTATGCAAGAG ACCAGGACCATCCCAGGCATACA CTGCAGTGGGACCGTCTGGTGCCAGGAGTTGGAGAGCTCTGTGGGGGCTcgctgagggaggagagggctGGATCTGCTGAGGGCCAGGCTAGCGCA CTACAGAGCAAAGTCTGCAGAGTCG GGCTGGCTATAGAGGACACCTACAGCT ggtACTTGGATTTGAGGCGGTTTGGCTCTGTCCCTCATGGTGGCTTCGGAATGGGATTTGAAAGATatctgcagtgcattctgggggTTGACA AAAAAGATGTGATTCCTTTTCCCAGATTTTCCCATTCTTGTATTCTATAA